The DNA region CAACGGCTTTGATATACGTTCGGTGAGGGCGTACCTTTCCGTGATAGCGGGAAGACACTGCACCGATGTGTTCCGCAAACACATATCTTCCCCGGATATCCTTCCACTGGAAGATGCGGGAGAGATACCTGCGCAGGAGCCATTGTCTGATAACCGTACCACTCTCGCCGCGGCAGTAAAAAAGCTGGGCGAACCTGATACAAGCATATTTATCCGAAAATACTTCTTCGGTCAGAAAACAAAGGAGATCGCCGAAGAACTTCACTTAAATCCTAAAGCGGTAGACAAGAGAGTATCGAGAGGTCTTGTCAAGCTGAGAAAAATACTAAAGGAGGAAGCGTAATGAAGCGTGAAAATGATGAACTGAAAATTGATCTTTCCGTGCAGGACGCAGAGCTTTTCGAGGATACCTTTGCGGGTTTTGAAGAAAATGCCGAAGTCACCGATGCCCAAAAGAAGCGTGTACTTTCCTCCGTAATGAGAAAGGCAGGATTTGAGATGAACGAGATAATCAACGAAAAACGAAAGAATATAACAGC from Ruminococcus albus AD2013 includes:
- a CDS encoding RNA polymerase sigma factor; translated protein: MTDKELIEKLKSSPQAGLAAVVDRYTAYVMKIARTKLNGICSSEDIEEAVSDIFFKFYQTGQSNGFDIRSVRAYLSVIAGRHCTDVFRKHISSPDILPLEDAGEIPAQEPLSDNRTTLAAAVKKLGEPDTSIFIRKYFFGQKTKEIAEELHLNPKAVDKRVSRGLVKLRKILKEEA